In Bacteroidota bacterium, the genomic stretch GATGCAAACAGCAGGTTCTTCATATAAACTCTATGATGATCCCTGGAAATTCTATGATGCCATGCTCTACGATATTGAGCAGGCTAAAAAATATGTCTATATCGAAACGTATAAATTCGGAAGCGGAAATATTGGCGAAAGATTTAAAAATGTACTCACTGCCAAAGCCAAACAGGGAGTAGAAATAAAACTTCTGATCGACTCCTGGGGTACTTCTGTTTCAGCCTCCTTTTTTGAAGAAATGATAAA encodes the following:
- a CDS encoding cardiolipin synthase gives rise to the protein MQTAGSSYKLYDDPWKFYDAMLYDIEQAKKYVYIETYKFGSGNIGERFKNVLTAKAKQGVEIKLLIDSWGTSVSASFFEEMI